In one window of Henckelia pumila isolate YLH828 chromosome 1, ASM3356847v2, whole genome shotgun sequence DNA:
- the LOC140865977 gene encoding dehydration-responsive element-binding protein 2D-like has translation MLKSNNISASGGGDEKRVVHRKTSAQASSRKGCMRGKGGPENASCTYKGVRQRTWGKWVSEIREPNRGQRVWLGTFDTSYDAAVAYDVAARKLYGPDTKLNLPHLYQLQESDHHQNQSSPPDQENGSSGGGRAQEEMATVDCGANLNVNLPEFDDSSLWAEAAKDTSFRIVDDLGAFGTHLDPAGKDSNGVPFAWIF, from the coding sequence ATGTTGAAATCGAATAATATTTCTGCTTCTGGGGGAGGAGACGAGAAAAGGGTGGTTCATCGGAAAACTAGTGCGCAGGCTAGTTCAAGAAAAGGATGCATGAGAGGGAAAGGTGGCCCGGAGAACGCCTCGTGCACTTACAAAGGTGTGAGGCAACGCACGTGGGGGAAATGGGTGTCCGAGATACGCGAGCCCAACCGCGGCCAGCGTGTCTGGCTCGGGACTTTCGACACCTCGTACGACGCCGCCGTCGCCTACGACGTCGCCGCGCGGAAGCTCTACGGCCCCGACACGAAGCTCAACCTGCCCCATTTGTACCAGCTGCAGGAAAGTGATCATCATCAGAACCAATCATCTCCGCCTGATCAAGAAAACGGTTCGAGTGGCGGCGGCCGCGCGCAGGAGGAGATGGCAACCGTGGATTGCGGTGCGAATCTGAATGTGAATTTGCCGGAGTTTGATGATTCGTCGCTGTGGGCAGAGGCTGCCAAGGATACTTCTTTCAGGATCGTGGATGATCTCGGGGCTTTCGGGACTCATTTGGACCCTGCAGGAAAAGATAGTAATGGTGTCCCTTTCGCATGGatcttttaa